In the genome of Myxococcus guangdongensis, one region contains:
- the msrP gene encoding protein-methionine-sulfoxide reductase catalytic subunit MsrP encodes MGRYKRAMSDKPPVEPPGSEITSERLYLRRRDFLRNAGLFTGTAAAVAGGLYLLTRKQRRLMDAYVPDAGDVTGPVVKAKGAFDTDEPRTPYEDVTTYNNFYELGLDKNDPARLAHHLKPRPWTVTVDGEVHEPKTVDIDQLLSWFTMEERVYRMRCVEAWSMVIPWLGFPLAALLARVKPTSQARYVTFTTLMDPEQLPGQKRRVLDWPYLEGLRLDEAMHPLTFMAMGLYGKQLPGQNGAPLRLVVPWKYGFKGGKSIVRISLTRTMPLTTWNMAAPHEYGFYANVNPAVSHPRWSQATERRIGDFGRRPTLPFNGYGEQVAHLYAGMDLRENF; translated from the coding sequence CTGGGCCGTTATAAAAGGGCCATGAGCGACAAGCCGCCCGTGGAGCCGCCTGGCTCCGAAATCACCTCCGAACGGCTGTATCTGCGCCGCCGCGACTTCTTGAGGAACGCGGGCCTGTTCACGGGCACGGCCGCCGCCGTGGCGGGGGGCCTGTACCTGCTCACCCGCAAGCAGCGTCGCCTCATGGACGCGTATGTCCCGGACGCGGGTGACGTCACAGGGCCGGTGGTGAAGGCGAAGGGGGCGTTCGACACGGACGAGCCGCGCACCCCGTACGAGGACGTCACCACGTACAACAACTTCTACGAGCTGGGGCTGGACAAGAACGACCCGGCGCGGCTCGCGCACCACCTCAAGCCACGGCCGTGGACCGTCACCGTGGACGGTGAGGTGCACGAGCCGAAGACGGTGGACATCGACCAGCTGTTGTCCTGGTTCACGATGGAGGAGCGCGTCTACCGGATGCGCTGCGTGGAGGCCTGGTCCATGGTGATTCCGTGGCTGGGCTTCCCGCTGGCCGCGCTGCTGGCCCGGGTGAAGCCGACGAGCCAGGCCCGCTACGTGACGTTCACCACGCTGATGGACCCGGAGCAGCTGCCCGGACAGAAGCGGCGGGTGCTGGACTGGCCCTACCTGGAGGGGCTGCGGCTGGACGAGGCGATGCACCCGCTGACGTTCATGGCCATGGGCCTGTACGGCAAGCAATTGCCAGGGCAGAACGGCGCGCCGCTGCGGCTGGTGGTGCCGTGGAAGTATGGGTTCAAGGGCGGCAAGTCCATCGTGCGCATCTCGTTGACGCGCACCATGCCGCTCACCACCTGGAACATGGCGGCGCCGCACGAGTATGGCTTCTACGCCAACGTGAATCCCGCGGTGTCCCATCCCCGCTGGAGCCAGGCCACCGAGCGGCGCATCGGTGACTTCGGGCGGCGGCCCACGCTGCCGTTCAACGGCTATGGCGAGCAGGTGGCGCACCTCTACGCGGGCATGGATTTGCGCGAGAACTTCTGA
- a CDS encoding response regulator: MKAGTLPSPEPVPNRTTTDPARPGGSRTATGGAPQRVLLVDDSRSIRTLLKIYLMARNFEFLEAESAEEGLKVAEAEGIDLILTDFHMDGMNGADFAAQIRANANPRLAKVPILMMTGDPNVAEVRALGQKAGISAFVRKPVSCAQLMTLVDTILPLPRK, from the coding sequence ATGAAGGCCGGTACCCTTCCCTCCCCTGAGCCCGTTCCCAACCGCACCACGACGGACCCGGCGCGCCCTGGAGGAAGCCGGACCGCGACGGGCGGCGCGCCACAGCGCGTGCTGCTGGTGGATGACAGCCGCTCCATCCGGACGCTGCTGAAGATCTACCTCATGGCGCGCAACTTCGAGTTCCTGGAGGCGGAGTCCGCCGAAGAGGGACTGAAGGTCGCCGAGGCGGAGGGCATCGACCTCATCCTCACCGACTTCCACATGGACGGGATGAACGGCGCCGACTTCGCGGCGCAGATTCGCGCCAACGCCAACCCCCGGTTGGCCAAGGTCCCCATCCTGATGATGACGGGTGACCCGAACGTCGCCGAGGTGCGCGCGCTGGGTCAGAAGGCCGGCATCAGCGCCTTCGTCCGCAAGCCGGTGAGCTGCGCACAGCTCATGACGCTGGTGGACACCATCCTCCCGCTGCCGCGCAAGTAG
- a CDS encoding TonB-dependent receptor domain-containing protein: MCLCASQALADARLEARRHFRNGMSLIARKEYDQGIAELEQAYAIKPHPNVLFNIARAYQDAGRSAEALDTYRRYLASNPPDAATVESTIAALEQKQREAEAAAGTPDNSALPMPPPPASVQSQQQLAGLLERLEKAIERAESMPTTGATPAPSTYVPSVVPGITSEAATGDDGAVPYEERVVTASRRAQSSLEAPNATTVITAEDIRLSGATSLPELLRRVPGADVMSLGIGSANVSMRGFNQRIANKVLVLVDGRTEYQDFLGLTLWSTIPIGLDEIERIEVIRGPGSALYGANAMLGVINIITQAPGSGPRARFNVTGGTGHSVAGSFLSHGSSGALRYRASVAYSQADKWSRDYASDRPDIVLRDPDPDIGMRGARATLSTVYSFAEGRTVGLSGGVHRYATEIYPLGLLRNYFMDGLNAYAKGDVELGPLKLKTFWNHISGSAGPQYEPIGQRSLGTEVSSNLFNAELLFARAFHLGGEHQLNVGVEGRLKRVGWDYLGPLREEVHAAAFVQDEWRLADPLRLIASYRVDRHPLLDGGSPGLAHSPRVSALFMPVEGHAFRISAASAFREPTFLESYTRLLVPVQGVNGASALTTGNTSLRPERLTAFELGWRGESAELGMDWDVALYQNRVKDLIGLSNFERLPVGESYDAATGNYLIGRSRFVNEDSIYTARGAEAGLTLALIDGLGIKASAAFQTVSSDLEDKEECGPCSQAPQLKLYGGVTYRTKADLEFGVDLAYTSSTTWIEREPAASDPTRIELASNALGAHTIINARVGYAAVKNLVDVALIGSQLGAAHSQHPFGNRIERRVYATLTVTP, encoded by the coding sequence CTGTGTCTTTGCGCGTCGCAGGCCCTGGCGGACGCACGTCTGGAAGCCCGTCGCCACTTCCGCAACGGCATGAGCCTCATCGCCCGGAAGGAGTACGACCAGGGCATCGCCGAGCTGGAGCAGGCGTACGCCATCAAGCCCCACCCCAACGTCCTCTTCAACATCGCGCGGGCGTACCAGGACGCGGGCCGTTCGGCGGAGGCGCTGGACACCTACCGGCGCTACCTGGCCAGCAACCCTCCGGACGCGGCCACGGTGGAGAGCACCATCGCGGCGCTGGAGCAGAAGCAGCGCGAGGCGGAGGCCGCCGCCGGCACGCCGGACAACTCCGCGCTGCCCATGCCGCCGCCTCCCGCCAGCGTCCAGTCCCAGCAGCAGTTGGCGGGGCTGCTCGAGCGGCTGGAGAAGGCCATCGAGCGCGCCGAGTCCATGCCGACGACTGGCGCGACGCCCGCGCCCTCCACGTACGTGCCCTCCGTGGTGCCCGGCATCACCTCCGAGGCGGCCACCGGCGACGACGGCGCGGTGCCCTACGAGGAGCGCGTGGTGACGGCCAGCCGCCGCGCCCAGTCCTCGCTGGAGGCGCCCAACGCCACCACCGTCATCACCGCGGAGGACATCCGCCTGTCGGGCGCCACCAGCCTGCCGGAGCTGTTGCGGCGCGTGCCGGGCGCGGACGTGATGTCGCTGGGCATCGGCAGCGCCAACGTGTCCATGCGCGGCTTCAACCAGCGCATCGCCAACAAGGTGCTCGTGCTCGTCGACGGGCGCACCGAGTACCAGGACTTCCTCGGCCTGACGCTCTGGTCCACCATCCCCATCGGCCTGGATGAAATCGAGCGCATCGAGGTCATCCGCGGCCCGGGCAGCGCGCTCTACGGCGCCAACGCCATGTTGGGCGTCATCAACATCATCACCCAGGCCCCCGGCTCGGGCCCCCGCGCGCGCTTCAACGTGACGGGCGGCACGGGCCACAGCGTGGCGGGCTCGTTCCTGAGCCACGGCAGCTCCGGGGCGCTGCGCTACCGCGCGTCGGTGGCTTACTCGCAGGCGGACAAGTGGAGCCGCGACTACGCCAGCGACCGGCCGGACATCGTGCTCAGGGACCCGGACCCGGACATCGGCATGCGCGGCGCCCGGGCCACGCTGTCCACGGTGTACAGCTTCGCGGAGGGCCGCACGGTGGGCCTGTCCGGCGGCGTGCACCGCTACGCGACGGAAATCTATCCGCTGGGCCTGCTGCGCAACTACTTCATGGACGGCCTCAACGCGTACGCCAAGGGCGACGTGGAGCTGGGGCCGCTGAAGCTCAAGACGTTCTGGAACCACATCTCCGGCAGCGCCGGGCCCCAGTACGAGCCCATCGGCCAGCGCTCGCTGGGCACGGAGGTCAGCTCCAACCTGTTCAACGCGGAGCTGCTCTTCGCGCGCGCCTTCCACCTGGGCGGCGAGCACCAGCTCAACGTGGGCGTGGAGGGCCGCCTCAAGCGCGTGGGCTGGGACTACCTGGGCCCCTTGCGCGAGGAGGTCCACGCGGCCGCCTTCGTGCAGGACGAGTGGCGCCTGGCGGACCCGCTGCGCCTCATCGCCAGCTACCGCGTGGACCGGCACCCGCTGCTCGACGGCGGCTCGCCGGGCCTGGCGCACTCGCCGCGCGTGTCCGCGTTGTTCATGCCCGTGGAGGGCCACGCGTTCCGCATCAGCGCGGCGTCCGCCTTCCGCGAGCCCACGTTCCTGGAGAGCTACACGCGGCTGCTCGTCCCCGTGCAGGGCGTCAACGGCGCCAGCGCGCTGACGACGGGCAACACGTCCCTGCGCCCCGAGCGCCTCACCGCCTTCGAGCTGGGCTGGCGCGGCGAGTCCGCGGAGCTGGGCATGGACTGGGACGTGGCCCTGTACCAGAACCGGGTGAAGGACCTCATCGGCCTGTCCAACTTCGAGCGGCTGCCGGTGGGCGAGTCCTACGACGCGGCCACGGGCAACTACCTCATCGGCCGCTCGCGCTTCGTCAACGAGGACTCCATCTACACCGCGCGCGGCGCGGAGGCGGGCCTCACGCTGGCGCTCATCGACGGCCTGGGCATCAAGGCGAGCGCCGCCTTCCAGACCGTCTCCTCCGACCTGGAGGACAAGGAGGAGTGCGGCCCGTGCAGCCAGGCGCCGCAGCTCAAGCTGTACGGCGGCGTCACCTACCGCACCAAGGCGGACCTCGAGTTCGGCGTGGACCTGGCCTACACCTCGTCCACCACCTGGATTGAGCGCGAGCCGGCGGCGTCGGACCCGACCCGCATCGAGCTGGCCTCCAACGCGCTGGGCGCGCACACCATCATCAACGCGCGCGTGGGCTACGCGGCCGTGAAGAACCTGGTCGACGTGGCGCTCATCGGCAGCCAGCTCGGCGCCGCGCACTCCCAACACCCCTTCGGCAACCGCATCGAGCGGCGCGTCTACGCGACGCTGACGGTGACTCCATGA
- a CDS encoding OsmC family protein, with product MEGFPLRLTWKGSTASEYSRNAVAGTDGKPDILVSAGTGYGGEDSRWNPEDLFGASIAQCHLLTFLALAKKLRLDVRSYEDQVTVFLDTVEKVKRVNKVRLAPLIRVAPGTDVEKVREMFVKAHKYCFIGQSITAEVVMEPTIEVLPAG from the coding sequence GTGGAAGGATTTCCGCTGAGGCTCACGTGGAAGGGCTCCACCGCGAGCGAGTACAGCCGCAACGCGGTGGCCGGCACGGACGGCAAGCCGGACATCCTGGTGAGCGCGGGGACGGGGTATGGCGGTGAGGACTCGCGCTGGAATCCGGAGGACCTGTTCGGGGCCTCGATTGCGCAGTGCCATCTGCTCACGTTCCTGGCGCTGGCGAAGAAGCTGCGGCTGGACGTGCGCTCGTACGAGGACCAGGTGACGGTGTTCCTCGACACGGTGGAGAAGGTGAAGCGGGTGAACAAGGTCCGCCTCGCGCCGCTCATCCGCGTGGCGCCGGGGACGGACGTGGAGAAGGTGCGCGAGATGTTCGTGAAGGCGCACAAGTACTGCTTCATCGGCCAGAGCATCACCGCCGAGGTGGTGATGGAGCCGACCATCGAGGTGCTGCCCGCGGGGTAG
- a CDS encoding ABC transporter substrate-binding protein — protein MSVHLTELLSSAPAYPRRVVCMTEETTEVLYRIGAGELVVGVSGFTVRPPEARKKPRVSSFLDANFERILELKPDLVLGFSDLQADLGRELCKRGVPVYLFNQRSVAEILQSVRLTGALVGRAEAAEKLAEELTANLTRHADAAESLPRRPRIFFEEWHEPLISGIRWCSELVELVGGVDVCRESRASQGAKGRIFEPEEVARRDPEGVIASWCGRKAKRDKISARPGWEKVTAVVDDQLYEVKSSLILQPGPAALSDGVERLARIVSAIARGEKLPVPKGADLRGG, from the coding sequence ATGAGCGTCCACCTGACCGAGTTGCTTTCCAGCGCGCCCGCCTACCCGCGGCGGGTGGTGTGCATGACGGAGGAGACGACGGAGGTGCTCTACCGCATCGGCGCGGGGGAGCTGGTGGTGGGGGTGTCTGGCTTCACGGTGCGGCCGCCGGAGGCGCGCAAGAAGCCTCGGGTGTCGTCATTCCTGGACGCCAACTTCGAGCGCATCTTGGAGCTCAAACCGGACCTGGTGTTGGGCTTCTCCGACTTGCAGGCGGACCTGGGCCGCGAGCTGTGCAAGCGGGGCGTGCCCGTGTACCTGTTCAACCAGCGCTCGGTGGCGGAGATCCTCCAGTCGGTGCGGTTGACGGGCGCGCTGGTGGGGCGCGCGGAGGCGGCGGAGAAGCTGGCGGAGGAATTGACGGCGAACCTCACGCGCCACGCGGACGCGGCGGAGTCGCTGCCGCGCCGGCCGCGCATCTTCTTCGAGGAGTGGCACGAGCCGCTCATCTCCGGCATCCGCTGGTGCTCGGAGCTGGTGGAGCTGGTGGGCGGGGTGGACGTGTGCCGTGAGTCGCGCGCGTCACAGGGCGCCAAGGGGCGCATCTTCGAGCCCGAGGAGGTGGCGCGCAGGGACCCCGAGGGCGTCATCGCCAGCTGGTGTGGCCGCAAGGCGAAGCGGGACAAGATTTCAGCGCGTCCGGGTTGGGAGAAGGTGACGGCGGTGGTGGACGACCAGCTCTATGAAGTGAAGAGCAGCCTCATCCTGCAGCCGGGGCCCGCGGCGTTGTCGGACGGCGTGGAGAGGCTCGCGCGCATCGTCTCGGCGATTGCGCGCGGTGAGAAGCTGCCGGTGCCGAAGGGCGCGGACCTGCGCGGCGGATGA
- a CDS encoding protein-methionine-sulfoxide reductase heme-binding subunit MsrQ, protein MASTPHPWLNPALTVGGLLPLALLAVQGPLGQLGPNAIEAALNQTGLLALVMLLASLACTPVRLVTRWTWPARVRRTLGLLAFTYACAHLFTYAVLDQGLAWRALFDDVVKRPFITVGFTAWVLLVPLAVTSTNRWVRRLGFPRWQRLHRLAYVAAVLGVVHFVWRVKQDVTEPLIYGAVLALLFAVRVGEAMRKRRARAAAAARNPA, encoded by the coding sequence ATGGCCTCGACTCCACATCCCTGGCTCAACCCCGCGCTCACCGTGGGCGGGCTGTTGCCCCTGGCGTTGTTGGCCGTGCAGGGGCCGCTGGGACAGCTGGGTCCCAACGCCATCGAGGCGGCGCTCAACCAGACGGGGCTGCTCGCGCTGGTGATGTTGTTGGCGTCACTGGCGTGTACGCCCGTGCGGCTCGTCACGCGGTGGACGTGGCCCGCGCGCGTGCGCCGGACGCTGGGGCTCCTGGCCTTCACGTACGCGTGCGCGCACCTGTTCACGTACGCGGTGCTGGACCAGGGGCTGGCGTGGCGGGCGCTGTTCGACGACGTGGTGAAGCGGCCCTTCATCACCGTGGGCTTCACCGCGTGGGTGCTGCTGGTTCCGCTGGCCGTCACGTCCACGAATCGCTGGGTGCGGAGGCTGGGCTTCCCGCGCTGGCAGCGCCTGCACCGGCTGGCCTACGTGGCCGCGGTGCTGGGCGTGGTGCACTTCGTGTGGCGGGTGAAGCAGGACGTCACCGAGCCGCTCATCTACGGCGCGGTGCTCGCGCTGCTCTTCGCGGTGCGGGTGGGTGAGGCGATGCGAAAACGCCGGGCCCGCGCCGCTGCGGCGGCCCGGAACCCGGCGTGA
- a CDS encoding dipeptidyl-peptidase 3 family protein, whose translation MNRTLLSVLGAAMLSGSALAAEHAAAPAALPDAAELQRLTARFAPVELKVDLKALPGNERQALARIVQASQLMDALFLRQRWAGSETVLLGLVRDDSPLGRARLHAFVLDKGPWNSLDEGRPFLPGVPAKPEAGNFYPAGATKEQVEAWVKSLPEAQQKEATGFYTTIRRGTDGKFVSVPYSIEYQGELAEAARLFREAAQLTKQPTLKAFLESRADAFGSNDYYASEVAWMKLDASIEPTVGPYEVYEDGWFNYKAAFEAFVGLRDDAETQKLSKFSDHLQDLENHLPIDAKLRNPKLGALAPIRVVNSLFSSGDANRGVQTAAYNLPNDERVTEAMGSKRVMLKNVQEAKFQRVLVPIAKVALSAKDQQDVAFDAFFTHILMHELMHGLGPHNITVGGKATTVRQALQVSSSALEEAKADISGLWALQRLMDTGVIDKAMGRTMYTTFLASAFRSIRFGIDEAHGKGVALQLNYFLDTGAVKVAADGTFSVVPETMKKSVTSLTKQLMEIQAKGDRKAAEALLAKMGVIRPPVRKVLERLKDVPVDIEPRYVTAEELVREATAPAADAGVRK comes from the coding sequence ATGAACCGAACCCTCCTGTCCGTGCTCGGTGCGGCGATGCTGTCCGGCTCCGCCCTCGCCGCCGAGCACGCCGCCGCCCCCGCCGCCCTGCCCGACGCCGCCGAACTGCAGCGCCTCACCGCGCGCTTCGCCCCGGTGGAGCTGAAGGTGGACTTGAAGGCCCTGCCCGGAAACGAGCGTCAGGCGCTCGCGCGCATCGTCCAGGCCTCGCAGCTGATGGACGCGCTCTTCCTGCGCCAGCGCTGGGCGGGCAGCGAGACGGTGCTCCTGGGGCTGGTGCGAGACGACTCGCCGCTGGGCCGCGCGCGCCTGCACGCGTTCGTGTTGGACAAGGGCCCGTGGAACAGCCTCGACGAGGGGCGGCCGTTCCTGCCGGGCGTGCCCGCGAAGCCGGAGGCCGGCAACTTCTATCCGGCCGGCGCCACCAAGGAGCAGGTGGAGGCGTGGGTGAAGTCGCTGCCGGAGGCCCAGCAGAAGGAGGCCACGGGCTTCTACACCACCATCCGCCGGGGCACCGACGGCAAGTTCGTCTCCGTGCCGTACAGCATCGAGTACCAGGGTGAGCTGGCCGAGGCCGCGCGCCTGTTCCGCGAGGCCGCGCAGCTGACGAAGCAGCCCACGCTCAAGGCGTTCCTGGAGTCGCGCGCGGACGCGTTCGGTTCGAACGACTACTACGCGAGCGAAGTCGCGTGGATGAAGCTGGACGCGAGCATCGAGCCCACCGTGGGGCCCTACGAGGTCTACGAGGACGGCTGGTTCAACTACAAGGCCGCGTTCGAGGCCTTCGTCGGCCTGCGCGACGACGCGGAGACGCAGAAGCTGTCGAAGTTCAGCGACCACCTGCAGGACCTGGAGAACCACCTGCCCATCGACGCGAAGCTGCGCAACCCGAAGCTGGGCGCGCTGGCCCCCATCCGCGTCGTCAACAGCCTGTTCTCCTCCGGTGACGCCAACCGGGGCGTGCAGACGGCCGCGTACAACCTGCCCAACGACGAGCGCGTCACGGAGGCCATGGGCTCCAAGCGCGTGATGCTCAAGAACGTGCAGGAGGCGAAGTTCCAGCGCGTGCTGGTGCCCATCGCGAAGGTGGCGCTGTCCGCCAAGGACCAGCAGGACGTGGCCTTCGACGCCTTCTTCACGCACATCCTGATGCACGAGCTGATGCACGGGCTGGGGCCGCACAACATCACCGTGGGCGGCAAGGCGACGACGGTGCGTCAGGCGCTCCAGGTGTCGTCCAGCGCGCTCGAGGAGGCCAAGGCGGACATCTCCGGCCTGTGGGCGCTGCAGCGGCTGATGGACACGGGCGTCATCGACAAGGCGATGGGCCGCACCATGTACACGACGTTCCTGGCCTCCGCGTTCCGCTCCATCCGCTTCGGCATCGACGAGGCGCACGGCAAGGGCGTGGCGCTGCAGCTCAACTACTTCCTGGACACCGGCGCGGTGAAGGTCGCCGCCGACGGCACCTTCTCCGTGGTGCCGGAGACGATGAAGAAGTCCGTCACCTCGCTGACGAAGCAGCTGATGGAGATTCAGGCCAAGGGCGACCGCAAGGCGGCCGAGGCGCTGCTGGCGAAGATGGGCGTGATTCGTCCGCCGGTGCGCAAGGTGCTCGAGCGGCTCAAGGACGTGCCGGTGGACATCGAGCCGCGCTACGTCACCGCGGAGGAGCTGGTGCGCGAGGCCACCGCCCCCGCGGCCGACGCCGGCGTGCGGAAGTAG
- a CDS encoding serine/threonine protein kinase produces MIENNAPTNGAPPEMVDPLLGRVLNERFRILETLGAGGMGRVYKAVQAPLDRLVALKVLNPHYNDEGKDPGFQKRFFLEASVTAKLRHPNTVTVIDYGKTDDGIYYIAMEYLDGLTLGQLLTQVGPLPWARALNITQQIARSLREAHKVGLIHRDLKPANVMVLNQETDHDIVKVLDFGLVKSFIGDTDVPQDTSLTQAGIILGSPQYMAPEQARNVADPRSDVYSMGVVLYQMLMGQPPFLAAQSIDVIVKHINEPPPAFGAVWASHGVPAEVEALVMKCLAKIPSERYQSMDEVLEAMRRLSHVVGVSGVFSGPRLTGAGSGPRSGPISAPVSGPGSGPSTMALDIAVEEPAAKSGKGLLLPMAILGGAIVIGGGLFAVAMMMREPKLKPLPANYAATQAAAPKVPAAPATGSAAIAVDDELALAPLVPGNAPSVLFTIESEPMGARVRVGNKDLGVTPVTHKVRQDGEGRASAELTFTMEGYQSLTVKAEGTGTAQTIRHKLKKKPTPAARPQRPAEPRDDFKDNPY; encoded by the coding sequence ATGATTGAAAACAACGCCCCGACGAACGGCGCTCCACCAGAGATGGTGGATCCGCTGCTGGGGCGCGTCCTCAACGAGCGCTTCCGCATCCTGGAGACCCTGGGCGCCGGAGGCATGGGCCGCGTCTACAAGGCCGTGCAGGCGCCGCTGGACCGGCTGGTCGCGCTGAAGGTCTTGAACCCCCACTACAACGACGAGGGCAAGGACCCGGGCTTCCAGAAGCGCTTCTTCCTGGAGGCCAGCGTCACCGCGAAGCTGCGCCACCCCAACACCGTCACCGTCATCGACTACGGCAAGACGGACGACGGCATCTACTACATCGCGATGGAGTACCTGGACGGGCTCACGCTCGGCCAGTTGCTCACGCAGGTGGGCCCGCTGCCGTGGGCGCGCGCGCTCAACATCACGCAGCAGATCGCCCGCTCGCTGCGCGAGGCGCACAAGGTCGGCCTCATCCACCGCGACCTGAAGCCCGCCAACGTGATGGTCCTCAACCAGGAGACGGACCACGACATCGTCAAGGTGCTCGACTTCGGCCTGGTGAAGTCCTTCATCGGCGACACGGACGTGCCGCAGGACACGTCGCTCACCCAGGCGGGCATCATCCTGGGCTCGCCGCAGTACATGGCGCCGGAGCAGGCGCGCAACGTCGCCGACCCGCGCAGCGACGTGTACAGCATGGGCGTGGTGCTCTATCAGATGCTGATGGGCCAGCCGCCCTTCCTGGCCGCGCAGAGCATCGACGTCATCGTCAAGCACATCAACGAGCCCCCTCCCGCCTTCGGCGCCGTCTGGGCCAGCCACGGCGTGCCCGCGGAGGTGGAGGCGCTCGTCATGAAGTGCCTCGCGAAGATTCCCTCCGAGCGCTACCAGTCCATGGACGAGGTGCTGGAGGCCATGCGCCGCCTCTCGCACGTGGTGGGCGTCAGCGGCGTCTTCAGCGGCCCGCGCCTGACGGGCGCAGGCTCCGGCCCTCGCAGCGGCCCCATCAGCGCGCCGGTGAGCGGCCCCGGCTCCGGCCCCAGCACCATGGCGCTGGACATCGCCGTGGAGGAGCCCGCCGCGAAGTCCGGCAAGGGCCTGCTGTTGCCCATGGCCATCCTCGGCGGCGCCATCGTCATCGGCGGCGGACTCTTCGCGGTGGCGATGATGATGCGCGAGCCCAAGCTCAAGCCGCTGCCGGCCAACTACGCGGCCACCCAGGCCGCGGCGCCCAAGGTGCCCGCCGCGCCCGCCACGGGCTCGGCGGCCATCGCCGTGGATGACGAACTGGCGCTGGCGCCGCTGGTGCCCGGCAACGCGCCCTCGGTGCTCTTCACCATCGAGAGCGAGCCGATGGGCGCCCGCGTGCGCGTGGGGAACAAGGACCTGGGTGTCACCCCCGTGACGCATAAGGTACGCCAGGACGGTGAAGGCAGGGCGAGCGCGGAGCTGACCTTCACGATGGAGGGCTACCAGTCCCTCACGGTGAAGGCCGAGGGCACGGGCACCGCACAGACCATCCGCCACAAGCTCAAGAAGAAGCCGACTCCGGCCGCCCGCCCCCAGCGGCCGGCTGAGCCGCGCGACGATTTCAAGGACAACCCCTACTAG
- a CDS encoding winged helix-turn-helix transcriptional regulator, whose product MAQRKPHSQAECPVERTVDILGDEWSLLILRDVFDGLRRFGELQKNLGVARNILSGRLRNLVAHGILETVAASDGSAFHEYALTPKGKDLFQVIVALRQWGEHHCFQPDEPHSRLVDAEHGRPVRLLELRAEDGRPLACSDAVVKKVSEQKPRRKR is encoded by the coding sequence ATGGCGCAGCGAAAGCCCCACAGCCAGGCCGAGTGCCCCGTCGAGCGGACCGTGGACATCCTCGGGGACGAGTGGTCCCTGCTCATCCTCCGGGACGTGTTCGACGGCCTGCGCCGCTTCGGGGAACTTCAGAAGAACCTGGGCGTGGCGCGCAACATCCTCTCCGGCCGGCTGCGCAACCTCGTCGCGCACGGCATCCTGGAGACGGTGGCCGCGTCCGACGGGAGCGCGTTCCACGAGTACGCGCTGACGCCCAAGGGCAAGGACCTGTTCCAGGTCATCGTGGCCTTGAGACAGTGGGGCGAACACCACTGCTTCCAACCCGACGAGCCCCACTCCCGACTGGTGGACGCGGAGCACGGCAGGCCCGTGCGCCTCCTGGAGCTGCGCGCCGAGGACGGCCGCCCCCTGGCGTGCTCGGACGCCGTCGTGAAGAAGGTGTCCGAGCAGAAGCCGCGCAGGAAGCGCTGA
- a CDS encoding fatty acid desaturase, whose amino-acid sequence METSARHRATPLGPWGVVIALVILGVWGAHLTWMLMSPGLPLDSPLTWMHVAFQAWLCTGLFITGHDAMHGTVARQGWVNEAVGTLACFLFAGLSYRRLVLNHHAHHQNPTGDDDPDFSTRTQSFWPWLGTFMVRYTTLPQLGVMAAKFNILVFLGVSQPRVLVFWVVPAVLGTLQLFYFGTYLPHRRPDTPDMAPHHARTLPRNHAWAMLSCYFFGYHWEHHQSPGTPWWRLWRIKDARAVPQRAGDVTAGDAGPL is encoded by the coding sequence ATGGAGACCTCGGCCCGTCATCGCGCCACACCCCTTGGCCCCTGGGGCGTCGTCATCGCGCTCGTCATCCTGGGCGTGTGGGGCGCGCACCTGACGTGGATGCTGATGTCGCCGGGGCTGCCCCTGGACTCGCCCCTCACGTGGATGCACGTCGCCTTCCAGGCCTGGCTGTGCACGGGGCTGTTCATCACCGGCCATGACGCCATGCACGGCACGGTGGCCCGGCAGGGCTGGGTGAACGAGGCGGTGGGGACGCTCGCCTGCTTCCTGTTCGCGGGGCTGTCCTATCGGCGGCTGGTGTTGAACCACCACGCGCACCACCAGAACCCCACGGGCGACGACGACCCGGACTTCTCCACCCGCACCCAGTCCTTCTGGCCGTGGCTGGGCACGTTCATGGTCCGCTACACCACGCTGCCGCAGCTGGGGGTGATGGCGGCCAAGTTCAACATCCTCGTCTTCCTGGGCGTGTCCCAGCCGCGCGTGCTGGTGTTCTGGGTGGTGCCGGCCGTGCTGGGCACGTTGCAGCTCTTCTACTTCGGCACCTACCTGCCGCACCGGCGCCCGGACACGCCGGACATGGCGCCGCACCACGCTCGCACGCTGCCGCGCAACCACGCGTGGGCCATGCTGTCCTGCTACTTCTTCGGCTACCACTGGGAGCACCACCAGTCCCCCGGCACGCCCTGGTGGCGGCTGTGGCGCATCAAGGACGCTCGCGCCGTGCCGCAGCGGGCGGGCGATGTAACGGCCGGGGACGCTGGGCCGTTATAA